Proteins from a single region of Desulfuromonadales bacterium:
- a CDS encoding arsenosugar biosynthesis-associated peroxidase-like protein: MDTYYDPQDLAKFSEIGKEAPELAKKFFDYYGAVFAEGELTEREKALIALAVAHTVQCPYCIDAYTRACLEKGSNAAEMTEALHVVTAIRGGASLVHGMQMRKIVEKLSM; this comes from the coding sequence ATGGATACCTACTACGACCCGCAGGACCTCGCCAAATTCTCCGAAATCGGCAAGGAAGCTCCCGAACTGGCGAAGAAATTCTTCGATTATTACGGCGCCGTCTTTGCCGAGGGGGAGCTTACCGAGCGCGAAAAGGCTTTGATCGCCCTGGCGGTGGCGCACACCGTCCAGTGTCCCTACTGCATCGATGCCTACACCCGGGCCTGCCTGGAGAAGGGGTCGAACGCGGCGGAGATGACCGAGGCCCTGCACGTGGTGACCGCCATCCGCGGCGGCGCCTCCCTGGTCCACGGCATGCAGATGCGCAAGATCGTCGAAAAACTGTCGATGTAA
- the arsS gene encoding arsenosugar biosynthesis radical SAM (seleno)protein ArsS (Some members of this family are selenoproteins.): MNPIQPGDHEPKTTRNETTTVEPFRQALERHGLQLQRAHTHTLQVNVGLLCDLACRHCHLEAGPGRPEVMSRATMDAVIAFAGRCRFQLIDITGGAPELVPHIGYLIEQLAPLTPKLLLRSNLTALAADSRDDLLNICRAHRVAIVASFPSTSASQTDAQRGKGVGERSIAMLQRLNTLGWGREGSGLELNLVANPTGAFLPAAQGETEARFKRDAERKWGIVFNRLFTFANAPLGRFRTWLEASGNYEGYMLKLARSFNPCTVEGLMCRSLVSVSWDGILHDCDFNIAAGLPFGGSPVHVSALNARPEAGTPIATGDHCYACTAGSGFT; this comes from the coding sequence ATGAACCCAATCCAACCCGGCGACCACGAACCGAAAACGACCCGGAACGAAACCACCACCGTCGAACCGTTCCGCCAGGCGCTTGAGCGTCACGGACTGCAACTGCAGCGCGCCCACACCCATACCCTGCAGGTGAACGTCGGCCTGCTCTGCGACCTCGCCTGCCGCCACTGCCATCTGGAGGCCGGGCCCGGCCGGCCGGAGGTGATGAGCCGGGCTACCATGGACGCCGTGATCGCCTTTGCCGGCCGCTGCCGCTTCCAGCTCATCGACATTACCGGTGGTGCCCCCGAACTGGTGCCGCATATCGGCTATCTGATTGAACAACTGGCGCCGCTGACACCGAAGCTTCTTTTGCGCTCCAATCTTACCGCCCTGGCGGCCGACTCGCGGGATGACCTGCTCAATATCTGCCGCGCCCACCGGGTGGCGATCGTCGCCTCATTTCCTTCCACCAGTGCCTCTCAGACCGATGCCCAGCGTGGCAAAGGAGTGGGAGAGCGCAGCATCGCCATGCTGCAGAGGCTCAACACCCTCGGCTGGGGCCGCGAGGGGAGCGGTCTGGAGTTGAACCTGGTCGCCAATCCGACGGGCGCTTTCCTGCCGGCGGCGCAGGGCGAAACGGAGGCCAGGTTCAAACGCGACGCTGAGCGCAAATGGGGGATCGTCTTCAATCGTCTCTTCACCTTCGCCAACGCCCCCCTCGGCCGCTTCCGCACCTGGCTGGAAGCCTCGGGCAACTATGAAGGCTACATGCTGAAGCTCGCCAGGAGCTTCAACCCCTGCACCGTCGAGGGGCTGATGTGCCGCAGCCTGGTCTCCGTCTCCTGGGACGGCATCCTGCACGACTGCGACTTCAACATCGCTGCCGGCCTCCCCTTCGGCGGCTCCCCGGTCCATGTCTCCGCCCTGAACGCCCGCCCCGAGGCCGGCACGCCGATCGCCACCGGCGACCACTGCTACGCCTGCACCGCCGGCTCCGGCTTCACCTGA